The Oryza brachyantha chromosome 6, ObraRS2, whole genome shotgun sequence region ATAGGGTGGACATGGTTTTGCCGATGTTGAGACGTAGCAGGAAGGAGGCTGCGAGAGGTGGCGAGGTGGtgggggtggaggaggaggtggccgtGCCGGCGCACTTCCGGTGCCCGATCTCGCTTGAGCTGATGAGGGAcccggtgacggcggcgacggggatcACGTATGATCGGGAGTGCCTGGAGAGGTGGCTGGAGAGAGGGCATGGCAGTTGTCCGgtgaccggccggccggtgaggATGGGCGACCTGGTGCCCAACCATGCGACGAGAAGGATGATCCAGGACTGGTGCGTGGCGAACCGGGCGCGCGGGGTGGAGCGGGTGCCCACGCCCAGGGTGCccgtcggcgaggccgacgcggaggaggcgatcGCGGAGGTGTCGGCCGCGGCAAGGCGAGgggacgcggcggcgtgcggggcGGTGGCCGCCAGGGCCAGGGCGCTCGGGAAGGAGAGCGAGCGGAACCGGCGGTgcctcgccgcggccggcgcggcgcgcgcgctgtCGTCCGCGTTCAGGCAGCTCGCTGGGGAGCCCGTGGAGGGAGCCGGCGTGGTCTCCGGCGCGCTCGGGGAGATCTTGGCCGCGCTCACGGTGTTCTTCCCGCTCGACGAGGAGTGCCGCCGCTGCATTGCCTCACCGGCGTCACTCAAGTCGCTCGCCTCGCTGCTCTCCCacggcgagctcgccgcgcGGGTGAGCGCGGCCATCGTGCTCCGCGAGGtcgcctcgtccggcgaccgCAACGCCCTGGAGGCCATCTCGAGGGCCCCCGGCATGTGCGACGCGCTCGTCGGCCTCGTCACGGGCCCGGTCTCCTCCAGCGCCACGAAGGCGGCGCTGGTCACGTCCTACTACCTCGTCTCCTCCAGCGACCGCGCGGCCGCGCGCTTCGCCGGCCTCGGCGTGGTGCCCGCCGTCGTGGAGCTCCTGGTTGACTCCGACAAGGGCACGAGCGAGAAGGCCCTGGCCGTGCTCGACGCCGCCCTGTGcaccgacgccggcgtcgagtccgcgcgcgcgcacgctcTGACCGTACCGGTGCTGGTCAAGAAGATGTTTCGCGTCTCCGACATGGCCACGGACTTCGCCGTCTCCGCGCTCTGGCGCCTCTGCCGcacctccggctccggcgccggctcgTGCCGCGCCGAGGCGCTGCGCGTGGGCGCGTTCcagaagctgctgctgctgctccaggTTGGCTGCGCCGGCGTCACCAAGGAGCGCGCCAGCGAGCTGCTCAAGATGCTCAACGGATCGCGAGGCAGCGTCGAGTGCATCGAGACAGTCGATTTCAAGGGGCTCAAGAGACCATTCTGATCAGTTCCTCTTGAATgattttgtttagattttttttttggagaattAGATTTGTGGATAAAACATACAGACAAGATAGTTTTAGAAacagggattttttttggcagtgTAATTGAACATTCTTATGCACAAAGAAATTAATCAACAGCACATACAGGAgaattaaacatttttttcttgctatGTTCTTGCGACATCTCGGTGACTCTCTGATTATatatttcatgatttttaGTGTTTCTGAAGTTTTCTTTAGGAACATAGAAATCTTGCAGAGTTTTCACAGAATCAGTTCATTTTGTACAGGAACCCAAATTCCTGCGTTTAAAAAGAGGAGTAAGCCTACAATGTCAGAAAATCGAAAAGGTAAAGTTACACTTACAGCTGTATCTGTCCTTGAGAGTGGTCATGAGAGTTTAGTGATTCAGATTAATTAAGAGCAAGTACGAGAAGTGACGTACAcaggttttataaattatcatatttatgtttacgtGAAAGAGACAAGAAAatagtgataaaaaaacatgtgtatCACAAGCTCCAAGACATTGAActatagtatatgtttatacgtgactattgCACGAATTAACACTAGGTTAGCTCTTAATAAcaactaaatattttgaagttaatagttaacTACTCTGTTGATCTTGCTCTAAGCAAGCCAAGAGCAAGAAGCAAATACATGTTAGTACGTCTTCACTTGTCCTCGAAAGTTTTAATTCGACCTTGCAATTAAGTTGTGGGTTCACATTCATGAATGTCAATAACAAACAAGTACAATTTGATCTCGATGTCTTTGTTTATTTGACCTAAGCGTCGGTAGACAAACAAACACAAGATCGAAGACTATATAGCTAATCGGAGCTAATCCATAATCGTGATCTCTGACCAACCAGGAGGAGCAAAATGCTATCCATGTGCTGCAATTCTGTTGGCTTTGCACACTCAAAACGTAGCTCGATCATGTCACCTTTTGGCTTTTTGACCCTGAAAAGCAATGGCTTTTGCGCCATTCTACTGCCCGCACTATCGCTAGTACGTTCTGACGATGAACAAGACGATCAGGTTGTCGATTTGTACACGAGAGTACGCATAGACGTGCGGGCATGCGTCTTTCTCCGAGATCGTCGATTCGATGGGCCGATCCGTCACGGCACCGCTCCGacatcgccggccggccggccggaccaccgagtcgtcgtcgtcaccggcgCGTTCAGCACGTTCGATCCGTTCTCACCGTCGACCAAACTCGATTTGCTGGGACGATTGACGGCGAGTTTGGACCTCTTAAAGCGTCGTCCAGCCCGTGACGTTAAACCATGACAGCTACAGGAAGAGAATGATATCGTGGATTGGTGGAGAAGTGGCCGGTCGACCAGGAACAGGTCGTCGTGGTCTAGTCGTCGCCACTGGCTCGTGTGATCCATATATGGTGTTGCAATAGTTGCATGAGACTAGAGCgtgattgttttattttttttgcaaaaaaccaaacaatatttttacaaacaaaaaataatatatatatatacatatatatattcttaacgatctaacagttaatataaaaaataaaattctgtgaaaaacataaaaccaactctaaatttaaagttaaaaatttaaattttgtcttgcGGAGCCACAGTATTAGCAGTGGTGTCAAGTGACACCCATGAAAAGTCCTAACCTAATTACATTGttctaatttttaacttatgaCACCATCAAGCAATACTTAATGACACCAACCaacaaatttgtttggccTACCGTGACACCATGTACTCGCgatggttgattttttttatagtctcTGATTCTTGGAACAAGTGCTAAGAAAAAGTAACGTGTTATACAATATATaccgaaaatatcaattttccatacaatttttatcttaattaCGTTGTAGCCTAGCCTACTCATCGATTAGGTCAATCCATCAATTCCCTGAGCTCTAATGATTACTTAAAGTTTAAgactttttatttgtagatATTATCAGATTCTGGTGATTTTTTAACACATGATTAGAAtattcttctatttttattctataatatatgatccatgtaagaaaattaacagtgttgatatatatagtatttatttGTACACATTGTATTCAATAATGGTAGTTTAGTGTTTCACAATTTCATTTCACTATGTTAGATACGGTATTGACACGGTGGACatggagagagaaggggatgAAGCGTTGATGACCATGTGGGTGCAAGTGCTCcctcaattttttaattaacgtcGTTCACTTTCGTTTGTTGATCCTTCGTCttaatcaaaaatttatataattattgattattttattatgatttaatttattactaaagtaactttaagtatgatttataattttgtttatttagacaaaaataatttaattagatgaagggtcaaacgtaaaaTCAAAAATCGTCggtgtcaattaaaaaaaatcaaggagaGTATCTTTGTGGAGGAGTATGCAGTGGTTTTGAATATAGATGATGCACTTTAGCAGTattgatctatatttttaaagtacatatttttaagGACTCCCGGTATtttgatttaataaaatatttgttggaAGTAAAATTCAATTCCACACATAgtatttctttaattttttattattatatgctTAATATaggatagaaattttattaagaGTTGATCAATATTGAATAAGTGACACCATCGACGTAAAATGCTAGATCCGCTCCTGCTTATTAGAAGGAAAAAGACCAGAACGGTGCATACTTTTCTCGATCTAACCCACATGGACCACCACGCTAGCTGACCGCCACCATCCGATCGCTACAGGTCGTCGTCTTCCCTGTTGCATTTCTTGGCCGGTAGCTAGATGTTGCTATATATTTTTCGCTACTTAATTGCCTGTTCCAATTGATGATGGTGTTGATTCATTAGTCAATTTGAGCCGAAGAGTTACGGTGCAACTGCTCTGCAATATACTacgtatctttttttttcactaaagttcATGTCCACTATGTATCGTTAATGttaattctctcttctctccgaAGCCACGtcaccttaattgtttttagccttacgATAATACTatctcatttttttccatgtccaacgtttgaccattcgtcttatttaaaaaatttataaaaaactttaaaaagttAGTCACCcataaagtaatatttatattttatcatctagtaacaatataaatgtaatcgtaaaaaaattcaaataaaatgaagagtcaaaacattatatcaaaaaactgaaaaaataaagttattatgggatggaggaagtacATTAAGGATGTAAATTGCATCCCTTCACTTCACATCATCTCAATCGTTTTTAGCCTCTCGATGATTCATTAAGAGTGTTAATTGCATCTTTTTCCCAAAAGGCACACCATACAACCCAATCATTTATAACTtatggataattgataaagacacaaaattatataaacacataaaaaaaatcgttagtagg contains the following coding sequences:
- the LOC102718185 gene encoding U-box domain-containing protein 21, whose translation is MVLPMLRRSRKEAARGGEVVGVEEEVAVPAHFRCPISLELMRDPVTAATGITYDRECLERWLERGHGSCPVTGRPVRMGDLVPNHATRRMIQDWCVANRARGVERVPTPRVPVGEADAEEAIAEVSAAARRGDAAACGAVAARARALGKESERNRRCLAAAGAARALSSAFRQLAGEPVEGAGVVSGALGEILAALTVFFPLDEECRRCIASPASLKSLASLLSHGELAARVSAAIVLREVASSGDRNALEAISRAPGMCDALVGLVTGPVSSSATKAALVTSYYLVSSSDRAAARFAGLGVVPAVVELLVDSDKGTSEKALAVLDAALCTDAGVESARAHALTVPVLVKKMFRVSDMATDFAVSALWRLCRTSGSGAGSCRAEALRVGAFQKLLLLLQVGCAGVTKERASELLKMLNGSRGSVECIETVDFKGLKRPF